In the genome of Xanthomonas hortorum pv. pelargonii, the window TTCCGGACGAGACCACGATTTTGAACTTTCGGCGCCTGCTGGAGACCCATGGCCTTGCCGCGCGGATGCTGGACGCGGTCAACGCGCATCTGGCACGCAAGGGCCAGAGCCTGCGGTCGGGCACGATCGTCGATGCGACGCTGATCGCTGCACCCAGTTCGACCAAGAACGCCGATCACGCGCGCGACCCTGAAATGCATCAGACCAGGAAGGGCAATCAGTGGTATTTCGGGATGAAGGCGCACATCGGCGTGGATGAATTTTCCGGGCTGGTGCACCACGTCCATTGCACAGCCGCCAATGTCGCCGACGTCACGGTGACGCACGCATTACTGCATGGCAAAGAAGACAGCGTGTTCGGCGACAGCGGCTACACCGGTGCGGACAAACGCGAAGAACTGCAGACCTGCAAGGCTGCATTTTTCATTGCCGCCAGGCCCTCGACGCTGCAAGCCATCGGCAACAAACGCGAGCGTGCTCGGGAACAGCGTTGGGAACACTTCAAGGCCAGCGTGCGCGCGAAGGTGGAGCATCCGTTCCGGGTGATCAAGCGCCAGTTCGGTTACACCAAGGTCCGCTATCGCGGCCTGGCCAAGAACACCGCACACGTGCTGACCTTGTTTGCGCTCTCCAATCTGTGGATGAAGCGAAAGCAGTTACTGCCTGCCATGGGGAGCGTGCGCCTGTAACCCGGGGAATTCCCATGGAAAGCGCCAGAAATGGCGAAAATCCTAAAATCCAAACGCGACTCTCCGGAACGATGCGACATTCCGCACTCTCAGGCCTCGTTGTTCAGACCTTCCCTAGTTCTCCCAAAAGGGACGTTCTCCTGCTCCCAGTCATCGATCTCGTCGCACTCTGGAGGCAAAGCCACGCGATTGAATGCAGCTATCGCAGGTTCCTGCAGTTTGCGTTGCTCCACCCATGAAGCACCATCAAGCCTCAGCGTGAAAGCGCGTTTATATAGGTCGTGGAACTGCTCCTTAAGCTCAAAGGTCTCGGGCGTGTGGAACTGTATCTCCCAGAGCGCACCTTCAGGGCTTCGCAGCGTGACATTGATTGCCTTGAAGGGGCGTTGTGCGTGGTAAATTGATTTGTGAGCTTGACACGTTTGTGCTCCTGATTGTCCAGTGCGGCCAGCACACTGCGCAGGTTGACGGTAAAGTTTAGTGGTTCCAGCAATACGCTGTAGCGCAGGGCGTCGTTGACACCGGCCGCCGCTTCTTGGAGCGTCTGCTTTTTCAAAGCAATGCGCTGATTGAGCTTTCCCTTCAGCGAACCAAGCGACTTCAGTCGATGCTGTGTTCCTGCCAGTTGTCCGCCATGAAGCTCGGCAATATGCGTCAGCATGTCGGTGACCCCGGGCTCCATATCGCGAGCACGGGTCAGCAAGACCTGTGCCTCAAGCGCAATGTCCTTAGGCTGCTCGGTGCGCAGGCGCTGGGCCGGCGGCGGCGGCGTTTCGATCAAGGCTGCCTGTTGCAACGCGTCAAGCGCGTCTTCCATGACGCCTGCAGCCATGGATGGCATGCGTTGAAGTAGTGCCTTGGCCTGTTCGGGATAGAAGCGGCCCCCGTGCATCGCACGGGCAGTCGCTTTGCTATAAGGCACGGTGCGCACCCGGTCGGCGAAGGACCTTTCCGATCGTTCGCACGACCTCACGATTCGGGAGAAGAGCGCCGTGCCTGTGTCGGATTTAAGCGCATCTGTCCCCACCTTGATCGCGACGGTGAACAGGTTACGCATGGTTAGCTCCGGTTCGTCGGGAATGAATCCCGGTTGTCCTTGCGGGAACTCGGCGTGTGAGAGCTCGCACACTGGGTAGTTATCGAGGATGGCGTGGATGCGAGCTTGGAGATCAGGTGCGGCAATGTAGGCTTGGGCAAGCCGCGGCAACGCTTCGGCCAGGGCATCGGGCAGGCGCGGCGCCTCAGTGGCGGCGGCTGAGGCCTGCCCCAGCCCCACCAGCTGCGCTTCCAGCAGCTCGGCGGCTTCACGCGCTTCAAGCATATGGGCGCGTTCGATCGCATCGTGTGCCTGGGTACGCAGTTCCGTCAACATCTCCGGATTTATAGGCCCGCCTTCGAGCATATCGCGCAAGCTGTCGCGCAGATTGCGCTCAATGCCATCGTAGGTGCCGAACATCATGTTGCGCGCCATTGCCTCGCGCAGTTCATCGGGTTGCGCCATGAAGCGCGCCGCCAGGGTGGCGGCTGCAGAAGTGACTTGCTGGCCGCGTTTGAGGGACATGATCTCCGACAGTCGCCCGGGTTGGTAATGGCCGCTGAGAGTGTCGATGGCCGGCGTGGCAGTCTTCTTTGGCTTGAAGGATTTTTGCTCACCGCGCCTTTCCTCGCGATCCTCCATTACACGCGAAATCAGCGCGGCCAGCTTGGGGTAGCCTGCGTATACGAAGGCGTCGTCCCCGTCGGTATCCATGTTGCGCTTGCGCAACTCGTTAATCGGCAGAGCGCCCAGGCGCCCAGGTTCCACAATGTCCTTTAGTCGCAGACTACCGGTGCTGAGCATGTCGCGTGGTACGGCGCTGCGGTCGCGGCCGGTCGTCCAGCGCGACAGCGTCTTCAGATCTTCCTTGGAGCACGCCAGATCCGTATCTGCAAAATCGGCCGGCCAATTCTTC includes:
- a CDS encoding IS5 family transposase, producing MQLTFGDAEGLGKRKQTRREIFLAEMEQVVPWQHLLGLIAPHYPVSGRPGRQPYALATMLRIHLLQQWYALSDPAMEEALHEIPILRRFAQLGGLDNVPDETTILNFRRLLETHGLAARMLDAVNAHLARKGQSLRSGTIVDATLIAAPSSTKNADHARDPEMHQTRKGNQWYFGMKAHIGVDEFSGLVHHVHCTAANVADVTVTHALLHGKEDSVFGDSGYTGADKREELQTCKAAFFIAARPSTLQAIGNKRERAREQRWEHFKASVRAKVEHPFRVIKRQFGYTKVRYRGLAKNTAHVLTLFALSNLWMKRKQLLPAMGSVRL